In Zymoseptoria tritici IPO323 chromosome 7, whole genome shotgun sequence, the genomic window CAACAGCAGGGACGTGTCGTTGGTAGCATGCAGCTATACTCGAAAGAGCGTGGTATCAGTCAAGCCATTGAGGGTCATGCGGCTGCATTTGGAACATACAGAATGGAGGATGCGCCAGCGGACACCAAGCTCTTCACCTTCGCCAACCGTTCAGCGACTGGCGCGAAGCTACACATCGTTGAGGTTGATCACCAAGCGCCGAATCCAGTCTTCCAGAAGAAGGCTGTCGACATCTACTTCCCAGCAGAGGCAACGAACGATTTCCCGGTCGCCATGCAAGTCTCGTCGAAGTACAAGGTCATCTACTTGGTGACCAAGTACGGCTTCATCCACCTTTACGATCTCGAGACCGGCACGACCATCTTTATGAACCGCATTTCGAGCGATACGATTTTCACGACGGccggtgatgaggatgggACAGGAATTGTTGGCGTGAACCGCAAGGGTCAAGTTCTGGCTGTCAGCGTGGATGAGAGCACGATCATTCCATACTTGTTGCAAAACCCAGAGAATGCGGAGCTGGCCTACAAGTTGGCATCAAGAGCGGGACTTCCCGGCGCGGATCAACTATACCAGCAACGATTCGATCAGCTGTTGAACTCCGGCGACTACCAGCAAGCTGCAAAGACTGCTGCCAACTCTCCACAAGGGTTCCTCCGCACACCTGCAACCATTGAGAAGTTCAAGAATGTACCTCAGCAGCAAGGCCAGCTTTCGGTCATCCTGCAATACTTTGGCATGCTCCTCGATAAGGGCAAGCTGAACCAGCACGAGACTCTTGAGCTTGCTCGACCCGTGCTTTCCCAGAACCGCAAGCATCTGCTTGAGAAGTGGATGAAGGAGGGCAAGCTTGGATGCTCGGAGCAGCTTGGTGATCTCGTTCGCCTGCACGATGTCGCGCTCGCGCAACAGATCTATCAGGAGGCTGGCGCATCACAGAAGGTCATTGCTGCCATGGCAGAGTCAGGCAACTTCGAACAGATTTTGCCATACTCTCGCTCTGCTGGCTACACCCCTGACTTCAACGCCCTCCTTCAGCACATTGTGCGGGTCAACCCAGAGAAGGGTGCCGAATTCGCCACAGCTCTTGCTAAAGAGGACGCCAGCCTGATCGATGTTGATCGTACCGTGGACATCTTCCAAGCACAGGGTATGGTTCAGCAAGCAACGGCATTCCTTTTGGACGTCCTTTCGGCCAACAAGCCCGAGCAAGGCCACTTGCAGACACGACTACTAGAGATGAACTTGGTCAATGCGCCTCAAGTCGCGGACGCTATCCTCGGCAATGAGATGTTCTCACACTACGACAAGCCGCGCATTGCCCAGCTTTGTGAGAATGCAGGCCTTCTGACCCGAGCTCTGGAACACTACGAGGATCCCGCCAGCATCAAGAGATGTATTGTCCAATCCGACAAGATTCCGGAAGAGTTCCTCATCAACTACTTTGGTCGCTTGACCGTGGACCTCGCACTAGAGTGCCTCGACGAGATGCTCAAGGTCAATATCCGCCAGAACCTTCAAGCCGTCATTAACATCAGCAAAAAGTTCTCTGACCTCTTCGGACCGACTCGCATCATCGACTTGCTCGAGAAGTACCGCACAGCAGAGGGCTTGTACTTCTACCTGGGCGGCATTGTCAACTTGAGCGAAGACAACGAGGTCACCTTCAAGTACATCGAGGCTGCAACGACAATGGGGCAGCTTCAAGAAGTCGAGCGTATCTGTCGCGAGAGCAACCACTACGATCCTGAAAAGGTGAAGAATTTCTTGAAGGAGGCCAAGCTGACCGAGCAGTTGCCTCTGATCATCGTTTGCGATCGATTCAACTTCGTCCACGATCTTGTGCTATACCTGTACAAGAACCAACAGTTCAAGTCGATTGAGGTCTACGTTCAGCGAGTCAATCCAGCTCGTACACCCGGTGTCATTGGCGGTCTTTTGGACGTTGACTGTGATGAGAGCATCATCAAGAACCTGCTGCAATCCGTCTCGCCAGAATCGATACCCATCGACGAGCTTGTGTCTGAGGTGGAATCCCGCAATCGTTTGAAGCTTCTCCTCCCATTTTTGGAGCAGACTTTGGCGGCTGGCAACCAACAAGTCGCTGTCTACAATGCCCTGGCCAAGATCTACATCGACTCGAACAACGACCCGGAGAAGTTCCTCAAGGAGAACGACATGTATGACACGCTGATCGTTGGAAAGTACTGTGAGAAGCGTGATCCCAACCTCGCCTGCATCGCCTACACCAAAGGCCAGAACGATCTTGAACTCATCAGCATCACAAACGAGAACGCCATGTTCAGAGCGCAAGCACGATACCTCATCACTCGCGCTGACTCTGAGATCTGGTCTTACGTCCTGTCTGAGAACAACATCCACCGCAGATCACTCGTGGATCAGGTCATCTCCACCGCTGTGCCCGAGAGCCAGGATCCTGAGAAGGTGTCCATCGCGGTCAAGGCTTTCATTGATGCCGACATGCCCGTGGAACTGATTGAGCTGCTCGAGAAGATCATTTTGGAGCCATCGACCTTCAGCGACAACGCCAACTTGCAGAACTTGCTGATGCTCACTGCCGCCAAGTCTGATCGCGGTCGTGTTGCCAACTACATCCAGCAGCTTGACCAGTACAGCCCTGATGATATTGCCCAGCAATGTATCGAGGTCGGCATGTACGAGGAGGCATTCCTCATTCACAAGAAGGCCGAGAACCACACCGAGGCGGCCAACGTCTTGGTTGACCATGTAGTGTCTATTGACAGGGCTCAGGAATACGCAGAACAGGTCGACCTTCCGGAAGTCTGGAGTAAGGTGGCTAAGGCTCAGCTTGATGGACTACGAGTCACCGACTCTGTCGAATCGTACATCCGCGCACAAGACCCTGCCAACCATCTCGAGGTCATCGAGACTGCCACCCACGCAGGAAAGGATGACGACCTCATAAAGTACCTCCGCATGGCGCGCAAGACTCTTCGTGAACCAGCCGTCGACACCGCACTTGCTTTCGCCTACGCTCGCACGAACCAGCTTCCCGAGCTGGAGGACTTCCTCCGTGCCTCGAATGTCGCCAACATCGAGGAGTCGGGTGACAAGGCGTACGCTGAGGGTCTGCACGAGGCTGCgaagatcttcttctcgtcaaTCAACAACTGGGCCAAGCTCGCCACGACTCTCGTGCACTTGGAGGACTACCAAGCCGCTGTCGACTGCGCCCGCAAGGCCAACAGCGTCAAGGTTTGGAAGCAGGTCAACCAGGCATGTGTGGACAAGAAGGAGTTCCGACTTGCACAAATTTGTGGTTTGAACCTCATCGTCCACGCCGAAGAATTGGATGATCTGGTCAAGCAGTACGAGCGAAATGGATACTTTGACGAACTCATCAGCCTGCTCGAAGCCGGCCTTGGTCTCGAGAGAGGTAAGTACACACCTTTTCAGTATGATATTACCAGATGCTGACCGACTGTTCTAGCGCACATGGGGGTCTTTACCTCTTTGGCTATCGTGCTCAGCAAGTATCACCCCGAACAAGGTAAGCAATCAAGTATGGAGGGCATGGATCCGTTCTCCTGCTCAAACTGCACATTCCAAGCTACTGAGACGCATTTCGTGACGTGCAGCTTGAGCGGCATCATGGAGATAGACACACCTCTATTCTTCCGCTCGAGCTGCACACACGAAGCTGCTGAGGTACAATGCGTGCTGTCCAATTTGAGTGGAGTCTCGGAGATAGACTGTCTCCGCTCTCCTGCTCGAACTGCACACCGGGGCACTGAGGTGCACTTCCTGCCGTGCAGCTTGAGCAGGACAATGGAGATAGATCTACCTCCTTTCTCCTGCTCGAAGTGCCCACACCAAGCCACTGAGGTGCATGTCATGCAGCGTAGTTTGAGCGGGATCACGGAGATAGAACCCCCTTCCTCATCCCCTACGTGTTTGACACATCTGCTGACATCCATTCAGTGATGGACCATTTACGGATCTTCTGGGGGCGCATCAACATTCCCAAGGTCATCAAGGCCGTCGAAGATGCGCACCTCTGGCGAGAGCTCGTGTTCCTGCATACCCACTACGACGAATTCGACAACGCTGCcctggcgatgatggagagagCTGCAGATGCCTGGGAGCACCAGACCTTCAAGGAGACGATCGTCAAAGTGGCTAACCTCGAAATCTACTATAAATCGTTGAACTTCTACCTCCAGGAACAGCCGTCGCTCATCACCGATCTTCTCCAGGCTCTCACTCCCCGGATCGATGTCAATCGCGTTGTCAAGATGTTCGAGAAATCAGACAATATTCCTCTCATCAAGCCTTTCCTGCTCAACGTCCAAGGCCAGAACAAGCGCGCAGTCAACGACGCTATCAACGACCTGCTCattgaggaggaagaccaCAAGCAGCTCCGCGACAGCGTTCAGAACTTCGACAACTACGAGGCTGTCGCCCTTGCCCAGCGATTAGAGAAGCACGATCTTGTCTTCTTCCGACAGATCGCTGCCAACATCTACCGCAAGAACAAGCGATGGGACAAATCGATCCAGCTCTCGAAGCAGGACAAGCTTTACAAGGATGCCATCGAGACCGCCGCCATGTCGGGCAAGACCGAGGTCGTCGAGGAGCTCCTTCGCTACGTAAGTCCCGTCATATCATTCCGTCCCGTGTATCTTTCACTAACATCATTCACAGTTCGTCGATATCGGCAGCAAAGAATGCTACACATCCATGCTTTACGCCTGCTACGACCTCATCCCACTCCACACCGTCATGGAGATCTCATGGCGGCACAATCTCACCGACTTCACTATGCCGTTCATGATCAACTTCATGTCGCAGCAAGCCGCCACCATCAGCGAGCTCAAgcgcgacaacgacgagcgCAAAGCTCGCGAggcgtcggagaagaaggaagaggacacGGGTCCTATTCTCGGACAGTCGAGATTGATGTTGACACAGGGTCCGATTGGACAGCAGCCTAATGGTGTGATGGCGCAGCCGACGGGAATGTATGGTGGGTTCAGATGAGCGGAGattcgagagagagaggattTCAAGGTGAAGTCTTGGTTGCTCTGAGGAGCAGCTGCGAGGCTGAAAGTTCTAGTGCGATGCCATTATCTCTGCATATGTTCCAGGGTAATGGTAGCATGTGGGAGAGCTTCTGCTTGCGGGATGCGGGCAGTGGCTAGCGCTGTTGTACACTAGAGTGCAGTTCTGAACTTCTGCGAGTCTGGTGTGTGTCTATGTATGTGATGTGCTGAGGGCAGCATGTGTGTTGCAGTATCAAGATTTCGGATCGACTTTGCAAGTACTGGTCCACTCAATGTTCATGTCGCTCGCCGCGGCTGGCGTGAACTCTCCTTGAACTATTCTCATTCGGACCACGACACTTTAGGAATACGCTTGATCGGTCTACGGGATAGTGTACCGCTACATGACCTTTGTGACACAGTATACAGTTGCAGTACGCTGTCCTTGGCCTAGTCCTTGAGAAGACTCTGGCATCTGCCACTGAAAGTCTCTGTTGGTAGTACTGGTACATCGAGTCATTGACCAACTCGTCGTCCTCACACGACAGCTTTCCTCCTGTCCACAGAACGACACTTTCCCTCACGTGCCTGTCAGCATCCCGTCGTGGTCATATGCTGGCCACGTCATGCCTGCCAGGTGGTGTATTGATAGCTGCAAAGACCTGGCCGGAAGTCACATTCGCTGCTGACAACAATGAACGTGATTACCTGCCCGAAAGTCGCGATGCCATTGGAACGGTGCAAGGAACCAAAGTACTCAACAATTGCACGTAATTCACAACACTGTTCGCCATTGCGTGCGCGCGATTCAAGTTGTTGCCCGTGGCTGAACTCATCGCGGAAGTGTGGCGCTGCTCTCTGTTTGTGCCACATGCTCTTGGCGACGACCTCCCGTCTTCCATCATCTCGAAACGCAACACCTCTCTCACCttacatcaacaacatcctccaccaccaccgcgacTATCCACCCCGCTCCCCTATCCGATCCATCAACAACACACGACCAAACGACACACCCTGACCAACCCGCAAAATGGCTACTGAGGTACGTCGCTGCCCCTACCCCTCTCTCAGGTGATTGCGCGTGGCTGCGCATGCCTCATCCTCAACGAAACCACCTCGCGCCATCACCTTCTCACAGCCTCAATTCGCTAACTTCTAATGCCCACAGCGCGAGAGGTACGACCTCCGAGAGCTTCGCGTCCGCACGCGCGCGCCCTCACTGACACCCGAGCAGCAAGACTTTCCTCGCACGACTGTGTGAGCAGGCTGAGCGCTACGATGGTACGTCATGCTCCACTGTTTGAGTCGTGGAGCGATTTGCTGACCTGTTTTGCAGAGATGGTTAGCTACATGAAGGTATGGAGTCGAAGACTGTGAAGGCGAGAGAACGTGCAGCTGACAAGTCGAAATAGGAAGTCGCAAAGGTACGATATGACCACCGATAAGGTCCCTTTCACTCCCACCATTCCAAATGACCTCCAAAACGAACCTACATCCTCCCGCTCCGACTGCCATCGCAATTGCCGTCGACTGTTATCGCGATCCGACCACTGACACACACAACAGATTGGCGGTGAACTCACTGTCGACGAGCGCAACCTCCTCTCCGTGGCCTACAAGAACGTGGTCGGCACACGCCGTGCCTCGTGGCGCATCATTTCCAGCATCgagcagaaggaggaggccaAGGGCTCGGACAAGCACGTCGGCATCATCCGTGACTACCGTCAGAAGATCGAGACCGAGTTGGAGAAGGTCTGCCAAGATGTGCTCGATGTGCTCGACGAGAGCCTCATTCCCAAGGCCGAGACTGGCGAGAGCAAGGTCTTCTACCATAAGATGTGCGTGCATACAATCGGTTGGCGAAAGAATGACACGCTGACAATGTCAAAGGAAGGGTGACTACCACCGCTACCTTGCTGAGTTCGCCTCCGGTGAGAAGCGCAAGACGTCTGCCACTGCTGCTCACGACGCCTACAAGGTATGTACTGATCTGACACAACTGCATACGTCCCACAAATGCTCACCATCACTTCAGAACGCCACCGATGTCGCCCAGACCGAGCTCACCCCAACCCACCCGATCCGCCTCGGTCTCGCCCTCAACTTCTCCGTGTTCTACTACGAGATCCTCAACTCTCCCGACCGCGCATGCCATCTCGCCAAGCAGGCTTTCGACGACGCCATCGCCGAGCTCGACAGCCTCTCGGAAGAGTCCTACCGCGACAGCACCCTCATCATGCAGCTTCTCCGCGACAACCTCACCCTCTGGACCTCTTCTGACGGCGCCGAGCCCGATGCTGCTGCCGGCGAGACCAAggccgaggagaaggctCCCGAGGCCGCTGCCGAGGCGCCCGCTGCGGCTGCCACCGAGGAGTCCAAGCCCGCCGCCTAAACGCGTGCACGTCTTTATGAAGTCATCAGCGAGCGCGCCCTTATCGGGTGCTGGCGTGTGCGTTCAAGTGTGTTTTGTGTGTTTTCAGATGGGAGCGCGGCCTGACGATGAGAATctttctctccctcctctcacCAATTTCTGTATTGTCATTGGGAATCGTGGGAGTCGAGGGCAAACAAAGCAAGCAAAAAAAGGGAAAATGAATACCAACACTTTTTCTTGATCCGTACGAACGTTTTTCGAGGAAGGATGTCTCTCATATCAGtctcgtcgtcttctccatTCCGCATGCAGCGTTGCGACCAAGATCATGGTACCTTGCATTTTCGGCCCCATACCCAAAGATTGCGAGTCTAGCCATATGTGTATGGTATTTCGTGCACCACGACAGTCTTTACAGGAGATGAAATGCAGCGAATGATCCGACTTCTTCCAGCGCCGACTTTGTACCATGTGGCGGCGTTCGCGTACACTGTGCGCACATGTCCGTTTACATGCGTGCCTATATGGCTGTACTAGTACGTCTGAATAAGTTGCCAGGTACGCTGACATGCACGCCTATACAGCGGTACTGGTATGTCCAAATAATCGGACAGAAGCGGTGCCATGCTGGCTTATGTAGGAGTACAGACACGCTGGCATGTCGGGTGGAATAGCTGTACAAGTCTGTTGGCATGCCAGCTTATTTAAGTGTTCAAGTACGCTGCCATACACGCCTCTATGGCTCTACCCGTACGCTCAAACTGCCGCACAACTACGTTGGCTTGCCAGCTTGTTTACCCGTACAACTACGCTGGCATATCGAAGTGAATAGCCTTACAAGGACGCTGGCATACACGCCTCTATGATCGTACCGGTACGTGTGCAGCTATCATGACATGCCAGCTTATCTACGCGTACAGGCCGGTTGTCTGATCAACTCCATAGCCGTATTAGCACGCCTCCGTAACCATACACGTACCATGGCATGTTAGCGTGTTcagcgaggaagatgttcaCGGCCAGTATCACATCGCGACATACATCATCTCGACACTCACATGCAGACTCCAGAACAACCACACTAAGCAGGAAGCGTAAGCTTCACTTCCCGCAACCACGTTGTGAATGTTCACCTTCCCACGTCCCGTCTATCGCTCTCTGTGGAATCGACTGCCGACCGACCTCGCCGAAAACTGAGATCGAATATGGAGGCCATGAGCTCCTAGCCCTACTCGCTGGTCCTTGacggaggtgaggttgacCGGCGGAAGTGAGACATGCTTACCTACCACGCGGGTTGGAGTTTGTGGTCTGGAACGTGAGGCCGGGGTTTGACTTCTGGTCgagatggaggatgtggtATGGGTTGGGCTGTATCGAGTGATGAGTCGTATGCCTGAAGGAACTCGTCGGCCAGATCTGGGGGCTGAAGGACTTGGGTCTGGCTAGGTCTCCGCTTGGGCATACCCTTTGAGCATGATGCGGACTGCCTGCTGGCGTTAGCACGATGTATTGTGGATGCGCTCAAGATGCTAGGCTACATGCATACCGTGCGGAGCTGTTTTCAAGCTCGATCAGCCCTCGGAGTGCGCTGGTTCGCTGGACAGAGATCTTGCTTGCTTCTGCCTCCTTTGAGCTTCAGACACCTGCTCCAGGAGATCGAGGTATCTTGTGAAGAGCGGAAGAGGTGACTCAGCAGTGGAGCGGTCACCCTCGCTGATTTGAGCCACAGTGTGACGAGCTGGCTGGGCCAACGGCGGGAACGGTGTACAGTTGAGCGCAACGTTCGTTCATCGGCAGGGCTGATACATTAAACGGTCGATGGTTGCCCTGGACACCGGACGGCCTGGTCTTGTATTTGCATTCCGAGATGCATGAAAGAGGCATATGCAATGCCAGCAGCTGATCAAGCCAAATGGACTGTACGAGCCACATGGTAACGACTGCGAATCGGGCAGGACGTGGTCATGGTCGCCTGAACTTCCTGTGCGTGAAGATTTCTCACAAGACCACGAGTATGGACTTTGTCAATGAACGAAGCAACGACTGTCCAAATCGTTCCAATTCACAAACCAGTCTCACCACAACGACGGAGCGTCGCCTCACAGCCCTCTCTGTTTTCTCTCCTGCCGTGCCGCACGGCTCACCCAGGCAACAATTGGTGGATATCGGCGTCTAGAAGCGTTCTGGCTATTGACGGCTGTATATGCCAAGTCGTGATACGGGAGGAAAGGTGGAGGAAGTCTCAGCCCGCGGAAAGAAGTGTGAAGGTCAACCTCGTGTAAGAAAGCGCATTTCCAGCTGCGGCCCGCCCGGGCCGCTTTTAGCCGGGACTTGAAATGATTCAACTTCCAACGTCGCCTTTCAAAGTCTGTCAAGTCCCCCTCGACATCAGCGACCAACTCCTGCTTTATACCAGAGCGTTCGAACCTGCGTATCAACAGCATGATCCAACATCGAGCGATTGTCTCCTATTCACCATATGCAAAGCGATGCTCGAGGGAGCTCCGCTCGGCGGACAAACACTTCACCCGCCCGGATCGATGTTGCGCTAGTGTCACACCGTCCAGTTTGTTTACTTCGTAGGGCATGGCCGGATCAACACAGCGACGCACCCGACCTCTTTTAGGGCCCCGGTGGCCCCCAAAACTTGAGA contains:
- a CDS encoding clathrin heavy chain, with the translated sequence MAPLPIKFTELLQLTSVGVLQPSIGFNSCTLESDHYVCIRQKVDDNAQPEVLIVNLKNGNSVMKRPIKADSAIMHWSKEIIALKAGGKTLQIFDLAQKSKIKSTTMSEDVVFWKWFDDSSLGLVTESSVYHWNIFDPSEVSPRKMFERNQNLSGCQIINYRVADDEKWMVVVGISQQQGRVVGSMQLYSKERGISQAIEGHAAAFGTYRMEDAPADTKLFTFANRSATGAKLHIVEVDHQAPNPVFQKKAVDIYFPAEATNDFPVAMQVSSKYKVIYLVTKYGFIHLYDLETGTTIFMNRISSDTIFTTAGDEDGTGIVGVNRKGQVLAVSVDESTIIPYLLQNPENAELAYKLASRAGLPGADQLYQQRFDQLLNSGDYQQAAKTAANSPQGFLRTPATIEKFKNVPQQQGQLSVILQYFGMLLDKGKLNQHETLELARPVLSQNRKHLLEKWMKEGKLGCSEQLGDLVRLHDVALAQQIYQEAGASQKVIAAMAESGNFEQILPYSRSAGYTPDFNALLQHIVRVNPEKGAEFATALAKEDASLIDVDRTVDIFQAQGMVQQATAFLLDVLSANKPEQGHLQTRLLEMNLVNAPQVADAILGNEMFSHYDKPRIAQLCENAGLLTRALEHYEDPASIKRCIVQSDKIPEEFLINYFGRLTVDLALECLDEMLKVNIRQNLQAVINISKKFSDLFGPTRIIDLLEKYRTAEGLYFYLGGIVNLSEDNEVTFKYIEAATTMGQLQEVERICRESNHYDPEKVKNFLKEAKLTEQLPLIIVCDRFNFVHDLVLYLYKNQQFKSIEVYVQRVNPARTPGVIGGLLDVDCDESIIKNLLQSVSPESIPIDELVSEVESRNRLKLLLPFLEQTLAAGNQQVAVYNALAKIYIDSNNDPEKFLKENDMYDTLIVGKYCEKRDPNLACIAYTKGQNDLELISITNENAMFRAQARYLITRADSEIWSYVLSENNIHRRSLVDQVISTAVPESQDPEKVSIAVKAFIDADMPVELIELLEKIILEPSTFSDNANLQNLLMLTAAKSDRGRVANYIQQLDQYSPDDIAQQCIEVGMYEEAFLIHKKAENHTEAANVLVDHVVSIDRAQEYAEQVDLPEVWSKVAKAQLDGLRVTDSVESYIRAQDPANHLEVIETATHAGKDDDLIKYLRMARKTLREPAVDTALAFAYARTNQLPELEDFLRASNVANIEESGDKAYAEGLHEAAKIFFSSINNWAKLATTLVHLEDYQAAVDCARKANSVKVWKQVNQACVDKKEFRLAQICGLNLIVHAEELDDLVKQYERNGYFDELISLLEAGLGLERAHMGVFTSLAIVLSKYHPEQVMDHLRIFWGRINIPKVIKAVEDAHLWRELVFLHTHYDEFDNAALAMMERAADAWEHQTFKETIVKVANLEIYYKSLNFYLQEQPSLITDLLQALTPRIDVNRVVKMFEKSDNIPLIKPFLLNVQGQNKRAVNDAINDLLIEEEDHKQLRDSVQNFDNYEAVALAQRLEKHDLVFFRQIAANIYRKNKRWDKSIQLSKQDKLYKDAIETAAMSGKTEVVEELLRYFVDIGSKECYTSMLYACYDLIPLHTVMEISWRHNLTDFTMPFMINFMSQQAATISELKRDNDERKAREASEKKEEDTGPILGQSRLMLTQGPIGQQPNGVMAQPTGMYACVLQYQDFGSTLQVLVHSMFMSLAAAGVNSP
- the MgBmh2 gene encoding Bmh2-like protein (Related to yeast Bmh2 and is a 14-3-3 protein that can bind proteins and DNA, involved in regulation of many processes including exocytosis and vesicle transport, Ras/MAPK signaling during pseudohyphal development, rapamycin-sensitive signaling.) produces the protein MATERESKTFLARLCEQAERYDEMVSYMKEVAKIGGELTVDERNLLSVAYKNVVGTRRASWRIISSIEQKEEAKGSDKHVGIIRDYRQKIETELEKVCQDVLDVLDESLIPKAETGESKVFYHKMKGDYHRYLAEFASGEKRKTSATAAHDAYKNATDVAQTELTPTHPIRLGLALNFSVFYYEILNSPDRACHLAKQAFDDAIAELDSLSEESYRDSTLIMQLLRDNLTLWTSSDGAEPDAAAGETKAEEKAPEAAAEAPAAAATEESKPAA